The DNA segment GGAATGCATGCGGTGGTGGCCAGTTCCACGTCGCAACCGTTGCACGAGCCAGCGTTGATGCGGAAAAGCCACGGCGACCGCACGGAGAGTTTTTTAAGCATGTTATCCAGCGACACGTCGGCCTCCTTACATCACCCAGACCAGTATAAGGCTGCACAGCGCAAGCGCCGTGGGCACAGTTATGTAAAAGCGAAAGGCCTGGTCGATGCGGAAGCGCCCTGTGGCCGATTTGACCAGCGTAAGCGAGACCAGCATGAGGCCAAGGCACTTGAGCAGGAACCAGACCAGATTCACCAGCCATATGTCAGATATGGTGCCGGGGAAGAAAAGCGCAACCCCCAGGCCCAAAACTACAAAGGTCTTGAGCGCGGACGTGATCTGGAACAGGGCCAGCAGGGGACCGCCGTATTCCAGCAGCGGGCCTTCAATCAGTTCAGTTTCCGCCTCGGGGATATCAAAGGGCACAACGCCCATGGTGCCGGGCAGGAAGATCAGATAGGCCAGCAATGCGGGGATCATGGTCGGGTTGAACCCGAAGGAACCCACCTGCTGCTGCATGGCGACGATCTTGAGCAGCGAGAATTCCGCGCCCCAGGCACCGCCGCTCAGCACCTTGCCCGTAAGCATGGCGACAGAGAGCAGAATCATGAGCAGCGGCGTTTCATAGGCCAGCATCAGCATCATTTCGCGCGAGAAGCCCACAGCGCCGTATGGCGAACTGGAGGCGGAGCCGCCCAGCATGATGGCCATGGCCGGGATGGGCAGCAGGTAGAAGATCACCAGCAGGTCGCCCATGTTGAACAGGCCGTTGAACACGCCGGGGATCGGTATGAAGGCCGCGCACACGGCCATACCCGTGAAACCGAACACCGGGGCCATCAAAAAGGCCGAGCGGCAGGCGGTTTTGGGGATAAGGGTTTCCTTGGTCAGCAGCTTGGCTATGTCGAGCCAGGGCTGGATCAGCGGGGGGCCGACGCGGCGCTGCAGCCGCGCCTCGACCCGGCGGTCAAGTCCTTTGAAGAACATGGCCACCAGCAGGGCAAAGGCCCCGCCGGGGAAGATGCACATGTGCAGTATGGCAAGCAGGGTGTCGCTCATCAGCGGTTCTCCTTGGCGGGCTTATTGCCGCCCATAAGGCCGAGGATTTCCCCGAAAATGCTGGAGGGCTTCATGCGGCTGGTGGACGTTTCGACCGGCAGACCGCAGGTATGGACGTCAATTTCGCGCAGGCGGGTAAAGCGCAGCACGAACCAGCGTCCGCCAGCAAATGCAAGGGCCATCATGACGAACATGCCTGTGGCGTTCCATGCGCCGGGGCCGGAAAGCACGCCGGACAGGCCCACGTTGAGCGGCATAAAGCCGTATTCAGCCAACACGTTGTTGATGGGCCCAAGAGCCAGGCCGGGGAATACGCCCGTGATCACGCAACCGGCAGCAAGAATGCCCATGGGCGCGCGCATGATCAGCGGGGCCTCATGCACATCGTGCAGGTTGGGTGAGGGTTGGCCCAGGAATGCCGCATGCATGAACTTGGCGATGTAGGCCATGGTCAGCACGCTGCCGATCAGGGAGAGCAGCGCCAGGAAGGGCTGGCCCGCTTCCATGAGGGCATGGTAGATAAGCCATTTGGACGAGAATCCGCTGGTGGGCGGTACGCCCACAACCGAAAGCCCGGCAATGGCGAACATGGCAAGGGTAAAGGGCATCTGGCGGCCAATGCCGCCAAGGTCTTCCAGCGTTTCCCTGTGGGTGGCAAACATGACTGCGCCGCACACAAGGAACAGCAGGTCTTTGAAGAACACGTGGTTGATCACGTGCAGCATGCCGCCCGCGTAACCCAGCGCGCCGCCAGCGGCAACCGCCAGCACCATGTACCCAAGCTGGCTCACCGTGGAATAGATGAACACAAGCTTGATGACGTTGGTTCGCAGGGCCTGCACGGCAGCCATGATGATGGTGATGCCGCCGATCCACATGGCAACGGTGCTGATGATGTTTTGCTCCATGCCGCCCAGCACGCCAGCCAGCATAAAGCCGCCGCCCATGAGCATGAATAGCTTGATGAGGCCGAGGATGGCACTCTTAAGCAGCACGGACGAGATGTAGCCGGAAACTGGCGTGGGGGCCAGGGCCGGGTGCATCTGCCAGTCAATGCGGAAGGGCAGCTGGGCCGCCTTCATCAGGAAACCGGCAGCCAGCAGGGCCATGCCGAGCCATGCCGCGCCGTGGGGAATGTAGGGTGCGGCACCCGTGAGCAGTGTGGCGTTGAAAGGCGTTAACGGCCCCACAACGCACAGGCCCAAGAAGATGAAGCCCGCGCCGAACACGTTAAAGATAAAGTACTTGAAGGCCTCGCGGAGCGAGTCTTTGTCGCCCTCATGGGCAATGGCCAGATACAGCGTCCACGAACTCATGATTTCCCAGAACAGGAAGAAGCTCAGCATGTACTGGCTGGCGGCCATGCCGACCAGGCCGCCGCACATGGCGGTAAAGGCGCAGTAGAAGCGCCACTGGCGGTGGCTGTGTTCCATGTAGCCAAGGGCATAGGCCATGTTGACCGCGCCAAGCACAGGAACCAGCAGGGCAAAGCAGAAGGAAAGCGTATCCAGATCGCGGCCAAACAGGATGACCAGCAGCGCGGTAAACAGCATCACGCCCACGCTGGCCCATCCGGCCTTTTTGCGGTCACGGTAGAACAGGGCGGGCAGCACTGCGCCAAACACGGGAACAACCACGAAGATGGGCCAGGACACATTCATGGCCAGGAGCACATCGGGGTCGTTGAGGTTGGGCGTAAAGCACATGGAGGCCACCGGCACCACAAGGTTCATGGCGAGCTGCGGGGCAAGACCCATGATGACGCAAATGCCCGCCAGAATGATCAGGCCGATCTGCATGCTGCGCGGCGCTTCGGTCACGGCGGGCAGGTCGGCGGGGCGTTCTTCGAACACAAGGGTTTTCAGAATGCGCGTGTAGTAGATCAGGCCCACCAGCGAGCCGCCCAGAATCAGGGCCGCCAGCCAGATGTGCCCGGCGGTGGTGGCCGCCTGAATCATCAGGAACTTGCTGTAGAAAGCGCCAAACGGCGGCAGGCCCATGATGCTCACAAGCCCGATGCCCATGCATGCAACGGTCACGGGCATCTGGCGGCCAAGGCCGCGCAGATCTGCAAGCTTGCGGCTGCCCGCGCGCATGATGAGAGCGCCGGCTCCAAGGAAGAGCAGGTCTTTCATGATGGCGTGGTTGAGCATGTGCCACAGCGCGCCGGTGGTCGAAAGCCACGTGCCTACGCCGAGCACCAGGGCGATTTCACCAATCTGCCCGAGGGTCGAATAGGCCAGCATGCGTTTGATGTCGTCCTGGCGCAGAGCCATGATCTCGCCAAAGATCAGGGTTGCCGCGCCCATGGCCACAAGGCCGGTGCCCAGCCAGGAAAGACCGAACAGGCCGGGCATGCCCATGATCATGGGCCGCATGAGCAGCACTGCCACTATGCCGAACACGCCCATCTTGGTGATGATACCCGAAAGGGGACCAGACACCGAGGAAGGCGCGGCGGGGTGGGCGTCAGGCAGCCAGGAGTGCAGGGGCACAAGGCCCATCTTCACGCCAAAGCCAGCCAGGCAGAGCACAAACGCGCCCTGCATCAGCCCGAACGAAAGCGAAGGATCGCCCAGCAGCAGAAGGCCGGGCAGCATGAACAGCGCACCGCCCGCGCACATTACATAATATTTGAGGCCAGCATTGTAGGCGCTACGGTTGTTCTCATGCACCACCAGAAAGTAGGAGGCGAAGGTCATGAGTTCCCAGTAGCCGTACATGCTCGCCGAGTCGGCGGCGGAAACAATGCCCGCCAGCGATGCGAATGTCAGCAGCAGGAAGAACCAGTAGCGGCCCTGGCGTTCGTGGATATAGCTCAGCGAGTAGATGCTGACCACCAGACCCACAACGGCGATCATAACCAGGAAGAGTTTGGCCGTGGGGCCCGCCGGGGTGGCGATGGTGGTCGCCAGCGCCAGAGCGGAGAAGGCCACGCCCACCAGGGGCGCGCGGTCGAACTTTGCCAGGAATGCGATGCCGGTCAGGAACGCACCGGCGTAATAACACCAGTATGCCGGGTGCGTTGCCGAATGCGGAACAGCCACATTGTAGGAAGAAGCGAACAGTTCGGTGATGGGGCCTCTGAACAGGCCCAGCAGTGCCACAACTACCGCGAGGCCCAGCATCACAACGACATTGCCGGAAGGCGCTGCCCATGAAGCCGGGGTTTCTTCGCCTGTGGTGTCCAGCACGGCAATGCGCACTGCTTCCACATGCAGCCAGATAAGAACTGTGGTGGCGAGGGCCATGCACAGGAGCGCCGCCATGGCGCCGGGCATGCTGTCCAGAATGCCAGAACTGATGAACATGCGGGCTTCAGGCACCAGGAAGGGCGAACCGCCCACCGCAGCCAGCATGCCAAGGCCGAAGCAGGCTGCTGTCCAGGGTTGACGTTTGCCAGTGGCGCGCAAATCCTGCAGCTGCACCGGTGCGTTGAGCGCCGGGGGGGTCAGCCGTGAAAGGGCGGCCCAGGCTAGCAGCCGTGCGGCTGCCTGGAACAGCACAAAAAGCCACAGGCCCGTACTGTTGATGCCGCCGCTTGCTCCAAGACCCAGGCAGAAAATGCCTGCATCATGCAGCGAACCCCATAGGATCAGGCTGCGGGGATTGTTGCGCTGTCGCACGGACTGCGCCGCGCCATACAGCATAAGGGCCATGCCCACGAGAAGCGGCACAAGAAAGCCGCCTGCCGAAAACAGTGATTCCGTCATAGTTTGCCCCGTGGTTTGCGGGTCTCTCGGATGTACCCGGCGGATCAACCCGGTCAAGTCCGGGCCGCACTTCCTAAATGGCATCGTGGTATCACCACCATACCATGTCGTGAAAAAATGATCTTAAAAAGTTTTTTTGGCTTAGCCCACTTTGCAAACCGTTGCAAGCAACAACTCTTCCAAGAAGAACAGGTAGATTGCAAAAAATGGTATCAAAATGGGTAATGTGAGGGTGGGAGCAATAAACGGTTTGCTATTTGCGCGATTTTGGGAGGCTGTGAAATCGGTATGTTAGTCTTGATTTAACTGGTTGCACAAACAAATTGTGCAAAAAAGCGCTAATGCATTGTGCAACGTTGTGAAATTCAATGACAACGACACGTTAAAATGTGATTTTTTGAACTACCGCTAAAATGGGATGATCGCGCAAAAAAGGAAGTAATACAAATTTAAAAAACGTGTTAAAATTGCGCTGGAATTGATAACAATTCCATTGCGCGCAGTCACCTTTTTTGTGATTTATTTTACCAGTGTGTGGGCGGCACAAGAAATGTGAAATAAAATTTTGAAGCCGTGAAAAAAAAGAAAAAATTTTTTGAAGAGGAAAAAAGAGAGGGTAGAGCGGGCAAAAGCAGTGTTCTTTGGGTCGAATTTGCGACTGCCGAAAAACTCAAGAACTTGCTGCATCAGAGAAAAGGAAAACAGCATTTTGCACTGCAAAATGCATGTTATATGGAATGGTGCAAAGCTGATGTGGAATGTACTGCGCTATTCGTCACGCAGGCGGCGGGACATAAGATTGTGCAGCACCTCTTGAGGATCGCTGTCTTCATACAGGATGCTGTACACCGCGTCTGTAAGCGGCGCGTCAACTTCAAGCCTGCGGGCAAGCGCGTGAATGGCGGCTGTGGTTTTAACACCTTCGGCCACCATGCCAAGGCTGGTCGTGATATGTTCAAGCTTTTCACCGCGACCCAGCCGCAGGCCTACCTGACGATTACGCGAAAGGTCGCCAGTGCAGGTGAGGGTGAGGTCGCCAAGGCCGGAAAGCCCCATGAAGGTATGCGGCTGCGCCCCGCGGGCAACACCCAGCCGGCTCATTTCTGCAAGCCCACGGGTAATGAGCGCCGCGCGGCTGTTGTGCCCAAGGCCGAGGCCGTCGCAAACGCCAGCAGCTATGGCCATGACATTTTTGACCGCGCCGCCCATTTCAACGCCCATCACATCGGTGCTGGAGTAGCAGCGAAAGGAGTTGCCGGAAAATATCTGTCGCAGCAGGTGCCCCAGGGCTTCGTCCGCCGTAGCCAGAACCACAGCCGTGGGCAGACCGCGCAGAACGTCCGCCGCAAATGACGGCCCGGAAAGCGCCGCGTAGCGGGGTGCAAGATGCCCAAGGCTCTGCTCCGTCACCTCCGCGCACGTGGCGAGGTTTGCGGTTTCAATGCCCTTGGCGGCGTTTACCAGCACCACGTTTTTGCGAAAAAAGGAGGCGTTGGCGGCAAGCCAGCCCCGCAACTGCTGGCAGGGAACTGCCAGCACAACGATTTCCCGGCCCATGACAGCAGGGTCAGTGGTTGCGGCAAGGTTGGGATGCAGGGCAAAGCCCGGCAGATAGCGCGGGTTTTCGTGGCGCTTGCACACAGCCTCGGCCACTGCGGCATCGCGCAGCCAGAGGCTGGTCTTGTAGCCGTTTGTTGCCAGCAGGTGGGCCAGGGCCGTGCCCCAGCTTCCGCCGCCCGCAACGCAGATTTCAGGATTGGACATGGTCGGCTCAGAACCCCAGATTTGATTCCTGCCCCGGTTTGTCGGGCAGTCTGTCCGTGGGAATGGACGGAGTTTCCTTGCTTGTCAGGCGGTTGCTGCCTGAACCAAAGCGCACCAGAAACATGCCGCTGAAGCGCTGGTCTTTGTACACTTCAACGCGATACAGCCTGCCCTGGCGGTCAACAGAAAAGCGGGACTGAAAATCCTTGAGGGTCATGACCTCGCCGCTTTCGTCCTTGCGGCCGCTGTCATAACCAATGGCGTTGACGCGGTAGCCTTCCGCTGGCTGCACGAGCAGGCTTTTGGTCACTTCCAGCACCTGCCCGAAGGGGGCCTCGGTCTCCCGCCCGTCCACCAGCACCCGCATGCCCGTTATGCTGTGATCCATTTCGCGCCAGTCGGGTCGGATAAGCGTGATCATGCGGTTGCCATAGTGCACGCAGTACTGGCCTTCCTCGCCCTTGGCGCAGGGCAGCACTGCCATGATGGGCTTGGATGTGACGGCCTGCGCGGGAGCATCCTTGGAAAGCGGCAGCAGATTGATGGCCGGGCGCACGTCTTCCAGCGGCAAAAAAACTTTGTTTTCTGCAAAAGTAACGTCCAGCTTGTCCAGCAGGGCGTCGCGCACTCCCTCGGGCGTAAGCGCAAAGCCGCGCGTAAATTCCACTCCAGCCTGCGCAAGAAACGATTCCACCATCAGCAGATGGTAATATGCCCTTACTTCAACAGAAAATTCCTTGCTGGCTTCCAGCCCAAAGGCTGCCTTTCCCTGCCGCACGGCGTAATAGGAAAGGCTTCTGTCCATCTCGTGATCGCCCTCGGCAGTCCTGGTATTGTGAACATGCAGGGCGTGTTGCGGGGAGAGCAGCTTGCTGTTGGCTGATTCTGCGGCCTGCCGGGCCTCGGCGCCCAAATCCCCCATGAACACGCCGTCAAGCGCTTCCTGGTCAATGATCACAGACTGCCCCCAGCGGTTGGGGTTGCGCAGCTTGTCCTCAAAGGAGGGGCGGTAATACCCGCTGCCATCATGCAGGTTGAGCACCAGCGCCACGCGGGGGTGGCTTATGAGCTCCTGAATGCGGCGCACAGTGCCAAATTCGGGGTCGCGGTCGTCAAGTTTGGCAAACTTGCGGTTCATGTCGCCGTGCAGCCCGCGCGACCTTTTGATAATGCTGGGAAAATTGAGATTCGGCACCACCCACAACACGCCCTTGCGGATGGTGTAGTGCGTGGTCAGCAGGGTCGCGGCAGAAAATCCGCCCGGTTCGTCACCCTGAATGCCGCCAACCACCAGCACCACTGCCGAAGCCGGAGCCGCCATTTGCGCGGCGGCATTAGTATCGGCGTTTGCAGCAACACTGTCGTCAGTGCGCACAATTGCGGGGATGGCCTGCGCCAGTTCCGGCGCTTCGTCGCCCAACCGGACGGTTGTAAAGTCCAGCGTAAAGTTGCCGGGTGCCGCCACTGACGGAGCAGCCACAAAAAAACAGCACAGGAAAAAGAACAGAAGGGTTTGAAAACGGCTCTTGCCGCCGCAAAATATGCTGATGATGCGTGTGGTTTGTGTTTGCATGCCTGTGGTGTTTCGCGCTGAAGGTGCAGAGGATCAGTGACCGTATTTGCCTGCCAAGAACTACGCTATTCGGCAGAAAACGGCAAGATGAACGGGGTCTGAACGGGCAAGGCTGGGGCAACTGGCAACGTGATGTCATAAGGAATTTTGTGCGGCCATGCCTGCGCGGCGTCTGCACAAAATGTCATAGGTGGCAGCATGAAACAAAGGCGCGCTGCCGTGCCTGGTCTGAAAACCAGCAATCGGGCAGCGCGCCGTGAATGGTGCAGCCCTGTGATGGCTATCACAGATTCATACGCTTATTCCGGGTCAAAACCAATGTTGCTGATGGCGGTTTTCAGGGCCTGCATATCTACGGGCCCTGTTTCTTCAAAGCGCAGCTCTTTATCCTCAAGGTTGACCTGGGGATTGGCAACGCCAGATATTTTTGCCGCAGCTTTTTCTACAGCGGCCTTGCAGTGGCCGCAACGCATGCCATTGACTTTCAGGGTTTTCATCATATCCTCCATGCAGGAAAGAGTTTTCATTTTCATCTACAGCTTACTCGCCGCCATTCGGAATGACAAGTGGAGAACCCATGAGCACAACTACGGATAAAGCCTGCCCTTTGCGTTTTGACATCAGCGGCATGCACTGCGCTGCCTGCTCCTCGCGCATTGAGCGGGTAGTGGGACGCATGGAAGGGGTGGAAAAAATCAGCGTGAACCTAGCTGCGGCCAGTGCTGAAGTGTGGCCCGGCGATGGGCAGGACAGCGACTTGCAGCAAAGGATAATGGAGCGCGTGGCCACCCTTGGGTTCAGTGCGGCTCCCGCTGCGGATGATGACGTCCCCCGCCAATTTGAAGAAGGCAAAGCCAGAGCTGCGGCAGACATTCAGGCCCGTTTGCACCGTCTGCTGCCCATGGTTGCCTTTGCCGCACCTCTGCTGGTTATCTCCATGGGCCACATGCTCGGCCTGCCATTGCCGCAGGCGCTTGATCCGCACCTTTCGCCACGCGCCTTCATGCTGGCGCAGCTTGTACTCACTTTGCCCGTAGTGTGGCTGGGCCGCCATTTCTATGTGGACGGCATCAAGGCCCTCCTGCGCAAGGCCCCGGCCATGGATAGCCTTGTGGCCGTTGGCACGGGCGCGGCCTTTTTGTTCAGCCTTGGCAACACCCTGCTGGGGCTTGCCGGCAGTGAACCTATGACACGCGCCATGAACCTGTATTATGAATCCTGCGCCGTACTGCTGACCATGATTGAATTCGGGCAGTATCTGGAGGCCGTTGCCAAGCGTCGCGCCGGTGACGCCATGGGCGCGCTTATGAGCCTGACGCCGGAAACCGCTTTGCGGCTCAACCCTGCCGATGCCGCCGCTGCGCCGGAAGAAACGCCTTTGGCTCAGGTGCGCGTGGGAGATCATCTGCTGCTGCGCCCCGGCGGGCGTGTGCCCGTTGACGGCACCGTGCTGACCGGCAAAAGCGCTGTTGACCTGTCACTGCTCACGGGCGAATCCATCCCTGTGCCCATCGGGCCGGGGGACAAGCTGGCGGCGGGCAGTGTAAACGGCGAAGGCTCACTGACTTTTGTGGCTGACGCTGTGGGCGGCAACACCCGTCTTGCCCGCATCATAAAACTGGTGCGCGAGGCTCAGGGAAGCAAGGCTCCCATCGCCCGGCTGGCCGACAGGGTAAGCTTTTATTTTGTGCCCGCCGTCATGGCCATTGCCCTTGTGGCGGCCCTTGCATGGCTTGTGTTCAGCTCTGAACCCATTACAACGCCGCTGACGATTTTTGTGGCTGTGCTGGTCATGGCCTGCCCATGCGCCATGGGCCTTGCCACGCCCATGTCCATCATGGTGGGCACGGGGCGGGGCGCACAGCTTGGCGTGCTGATCAAGAACGGCGCTGCTCTGGAGCAGGCCGGGCACATCAGCGTGCTGGCCGTGGACAAGACAGGCACCCTCACCACGGGCAAACCCGTGCTGACTGGCGTGACCCTGCTGAGTGCTCCTGCGGGTATGGACGAAAATACGCTGCTGGGCATGGCCGCCTCGCTGGAGGCGCGTTCCGAGCATCCTCTGGCTTTGGCCCTTGTGGGGGCGGCCAGGGAGCGCAATCTGGCATCCCTCCCGG comes from the uncultured Desulfovibrio sp. genome and includes:
- a CDS encoding cation-translocating P-type ATPase, with the protein product MSTTTDKACPLRFDISGMHCAACSSRIERVVGRMEGVEKISVNLAAASAEVWPGDGQDSDLQQRIMERVATLGFSAAPAADDDVPRQFEEGKARAAADIQARLHRLLPMVAFAAPLLVISMGHMLGLPLPQALDPHLSPRAFMLAQLVLTLPVVWLGRHFYVDGIKALLRKAPAMDSLVAVGTGAAFLFSLGNTLLGLAGSEPMTRAMNLYYESCAVLLTMIEFGQYLEAVAKRRAGDAMGALMSLTPETALRLNPADAAAAPEETPLAQVRVGDHLLLRPGGRVPVDGTVLTGKSAVDLSLLTGESIPVPIGPGDKLAAGSVNGEGSLTFVADAVGGNTRLARIIKLVREAQGSKAPIARLADRVSFYFVPAVMAIALVAALAWLVFSSEPITTPLTIFVAVLVMACPCAMGLATPMSIMVGTGRGAQLGVLIKNGAALEQAGHISVLAVDKTGTLTTGKPVLTGVTLLSAPAGMDENTLLGMAASLEARSEHPLALALVGAARERNLASLPVDDVQVAPGMGISGRVKLDGVDYGLAVGNRTFMTERGLSVSEEAQQRLALLAEAGQTPLLLALENNGSTSLAGILALADALRPESASVVAALRGMGVRVVMLTGDNERTAKAVAALAGVEEIAAGLLPADKAAYVRRMQDEGHVVGMVGDGINDAPALAAANVGMAVGTGVDVSAEAGDIVLMRDGMEAVLTALALSRATMRNIRQNLFWAFGYNVLGLPVAAGLLHAFGGPMLSPMLAGTAMALSSVSVVTNALRLRFFKIIR
- a CDS encoding NAD(P)H-dependent glycerol-3-phosphate dehydrogenase; the protein is MSNPEICVAGGGSWGTALAHLLATNGYKTSLWLRDAAVAEAVCKRHENPRYLPGFALHPNLAATTDPAVMGREIVVLAVPCQQLRGWLAANASFFRKNVVLVNAAKGIETANLATCAEVTEQSLGHLAPRYAALSGPSFAADVLRGLPTAVVLATADEALGHLLRQIFSGNSFRCYSSTDVMGVEMGGAVKNVMAIAAGVCDGLGLGHNSRAALITRGLAEMSRLGVARGAQPHTFMGLSGLGDLTLTCTGDLSRNRQVGLRLGRGEKLEHITTSLGMVAEGVKTTAAIHALARRLEVDAPLTDAVYSILYEDSDPQEVLHNLMSRRLRDE
- a CDS encoding M99 family carboxypeptidase catalytic domain-containing protein, producing MQTQTTRIISIFCGGKSRFQTLLFFFLCCFFVAAPSVAAPGNFTLDFTTVRLGDEAPELAQAIPAIVRTDDSVAANADTNAAAQMAAPASAVVLVVGGIQGDEPGGFSAATLLTTHYTIRKGVLWVVPNLNFPSIIKRSRGLHGDMNRKFAKLDDRDPEFGTVRRIQELISHPRVALVLNLHDGSGYYRPSFEDKLRNPNRWGQSVIIDQEALDGVFMGDLGAEARQAAESANSKLLSPQHALHVHNTRTAEGDHEMDRSLSYYAVRQGKAAFGLEASKEFSVEVRAYYHLLMVESFLAQAGVEFTRGFALTPEGVRDALLDKLDVTFAENKVFLPLEDVRPAINLLPLSKDAPAQAVTSKPIMAVLPCAKGEEGQYCVHYGNRMITLIRPDWREMDHSITGMRVLVDGRETEAPFGQVLEVTKSLLVQPAEGYRVNAIGYDSGRKDESGEVMTLKDFQSRFSVDRQGRLYRVEVYKDQRFSGMFLVRFGSGSNRLTSKETPSIPTDRLPDKPGQESNLGF
- a CDS encoding respiratory chain complex I subunit 1 family protein translates to MSDTLLAILHMCIFPGGAFALLVAMFFKGLDRRVEARLQRRVGPPLIQPWLDIAKLLTKETLIPKTACRSAFLMAPVFGFTGMAVCAAFIPIPGVFNGLFNMGDLLVIFYLLPIPAMAIMLGGSASSSPYGAVGFSREMMLMLAYETPLLMILLSVAMLTGKVLSGGAWGAEFSLLKIVAMQQQVGSFGFNPTMIPALLAYLIFLPGTMGVVPFDIPEAETELIEGPLLEYGGPLLALFQITSALKTFVVLGLGVALFFPGTISDIWLVNLVWFLLKCLGLMLVSLTLVKSATGRFRIDQAFRFYITVPTALALCSLILVWVM
- a CDS encoding complex I subunit 5 family protein, with amino-acid sequence MTESLFSAGGFLVPLLVGMALMLYGAAQSVRQRNNPRSLILWGSLHDAGIFCLGLGASGGINSTGLWLFVLFQAAARLLAWAALSRLTPPALNAPVQLQDLRATGKRQPWTAACFGLGMLAAVGGSPFLVPEARMFISSGILDSMPGAMAALLCMALATTVLIWLHVEAVRIAVLDTTGEETPASWAAPSGNVVVMLGLAVVVALLGLFRGPITELFASSYNVAVPHSATHPAYWCYYAGAFLTGIAFLAKFDRAPLVGVAFSALALATTIATPAGPTAKLFLVMIAVVGLVVSIYSLSYIHERQGRYWFFLLLTFASLAGIVSAADSASMYGYWELMTFASYFLVVHENNRSAYNAGLKYYVMCAGGALFMLPGLLLLGDPSLSFGLMQGAFVLCLAGFGVKMGLVPLHSWLPDAHPAAPSSVSGPLSGIITKMGVFGIVAVLLMRPMIMGMPGLFGLSWLGTGLVAMGAATLIFGEIMALRQDDIKRMLAYSTLGQIGEIALVLGVGTWLSTTGALWHMLNHAIMKDLLFLGAGALIMRAGSRKLADLRGLGRQMPVTVACMGIGLVSIMGLPPFGAFYSKFLMIQAATTAGHIWLAALILGGSLVGLIYYTRILKTLVFEERPADLPAVTEAPRSMQIGLIILAGICVIMGLAPQLAMNLVVPVASMCFTPNLNDPDVLLAMNVSWPIFVVVPVFGAVLPALFYRDRKKAGWASVGVMLFTALLVILFGRDLDTLSFCFALLVPVLGAVNMAYALGYMEHSHRQWRFYCAFTAMCGGLVGMAASQYMLSFFLFWEIMSSWTLYLAIAHEGDKDSLREAFKYFIFNVFGAGFIFLGLCVVGPLTPFNATLLTGAAPYIPHGAAWLGMALLAAGFLMKAAQLPFRIDWQMHPALAPTPVSGYISSVLLKSAILGLIKLFMLMGGGFMLAGVLGGMEQNIISTVAMWIGGITIIMAAVQALRTNVIKLVFIYSTVSQLGYMVLAVAAGGALGYAGGMLHVINHVFFKDLLFLVCGAVMFATHRETLEDLGGIGRQMPFTLAMFAIAGLSVVGVPPTSGFSSKWLIYHALMEAGQPFLALLSLIGSVLTMAYIAKFMHAAFLGQPSPNLHDVHEAPLIMRAPMGILAAGCVITGVFPGLALGPINNVLAEYGFMPLNVGLSGVLSGPGAWNATGMFVMMALAFAGGRWFVLRFTRLREIDVHTCGLPVETSTSRMKPSSIFGEILGLMGGNKPAKENR
- a CDS encoding heavy-metal-associated domain-containing protein, which gives rise to MKTLKVNGMRCGHCKAAVEKAAAKISGVANPQVNLEDKELRFEETGPVDMQALKTAISNIGFDPE